The Zonotrichia albicollis isolate bZonAlb1 chromosome 6, bZonAlb1.hap1, whole genome shotgun sequence genome window below encodes:
- the FJX1 gene encoding four-jointed box protein 1, whose translation MKRARRAAPGPLPVLGLLLLGALPGLWTVLLRREAAALPEPRPPAGQSPGRWGWGRSSPVRGESGGGGQKTFRTLLAVPAAATDREERDGEERLAVTDSQPPADAASPVERGIFWSRELEEQVPPGFAAEEAAAWLAAARAARVASLERGGCGRSSNRLARLSDGSRACVRYGINPEQIQGEALSYHLAGVLGMQERLPPMALALVEARGRQWEPVREELRGSHWAEGAVVSLTRWVDNLTAVVAPAPWGAEAGAGRRLQPLSAGELVGLSPSQLVELVQWSDLILFDYLTANFDRLVSNLFSLQWDPRVMRRATSNLLRAPDGGLVFMDNEAGLVHGYRLLSMWDPYNEPLLRSVCVFREGTARRVAELHRRRSAAAELRRRYRAREPLWARLGFLSERQAELLQARVDFVHRHIAHCRAQAAVL comes from the coding sequence ATGAAGCGGGCGAGGCGGGCCGCGCCGGGCCCCctgcccgtgctggggctgctgctgctgggcgccCTGCCGGGGCTCTGGACGGTGCTACtgcggcgggaggcggcggcgctGCCGGAGCCGCGCCCGCCCGCCGGGCAGTCCCCGGGGcgatggggctgggggcgctccTCGCCGGTGCGGGGCGAgtccggcggcggcgggcagAAAACTTTTCGGACGCTGCTGGCGGTGCCGGCGGCGGCGACGGACCGGGAGGAGCGGGACGGTGAGGAGCGGCTCGCTGTGACAGACTCGCAGCCGCCGGCCGACGCCGCCTCTCCGGTGGAGCGGGGCATCTTCTGGAGCCGCGAGCTGGAGGAGCAGGTGCCGCCGGGCTTCGCGgcggaggaggcggcggcgtGGCTGGCGGCCGCCCGCGCAGCCCGCGTGGCCTCGCTGGAGCGGGGCGGCTGCGGGCGCAGCTCCAACCGGCTGGCGCGGCTGTCGGACGGGAGCCGCGCCTGCGTCCGCTACGGCATCAATCCGGAGCAGATCCAGGGCGAGGCGCTCTCGTATCACCTGGCCGGGGTGCTGGGCATGCAGGAGCGGCTGCCGCCCATGGCCCTCGCCCTGGTGGAAGCCCGCGGGCGGCAGTGGGAGCCGGTGCGCGAGGAGCTGCGCGGCTCGCACTGGGCCGAGGGCGCCGTGGTCAGCCTGACCCGCTGGGTGGACAATCTCACCGCCGTGGTGGCCCCCGCGCCCTGGGGCGCCGAGGCGGGCGCCGGCCGGCGGCTGCAGCCCCTGTCGGCGGGGGAGCTGGTCGGGCTGTCGCCGTCGCAGCTGGTGGAGCTGGTGCAGTGGAGCGATCTGATCCTCTTCGACTACCTGACGGCCAACTTCGACCGCCTGGTCAGCAACCTCTTCAGCCTGCAGTGGGACCCGCGGGTGATGCGCCGCGCCACCAGCAACCTGCTCCGCGCCCCCGACGGCGGGCTCGTCTTCATGGACAACGAGGCGGGGCTGGTGCACGGCTACCGCCTCCTCTCCATGTGGGACCCCTACAACGAGCCGCTGCTGCGCTCTGTGTGCGTGTTCCGCGAGGGCACGGCCCGCCGCGTGGCCGAGCTGCACCGCCGCCGCAGCGCCGCCGCCGAGCTGCGCCGCCGCTACCGGGCGCGGGAGCCGCTCTGGGCGCGCCTCGGCTTCCTCTCCGAGCGCCAGGCCGAGCTCCTGCAGGCCCGCGTCGACTTCGTTCACCGGCACATCGCCCACTGCCGCGCCCAGGCCGCCGTGCTCTGA